The proteins below come from a single Eucalyptus grandis isolate ANBG69807.140 chromosome 3, ASM1654582v1, whole genome shotgun sequence genomic window:
- the LOC120291320 gene encoding ATP-dependent DNA helicase Q-like 1 — protein MADRGSQEVERARLLSSALEFGFDQQSASNCLDRLVSLYGDEGREFITVEHCGDGFLAELAETMQDTEDWDDLQAAESEACGVLTDMFGQDVPNDGKCNVVHDVNIIEDSPQPKKNQTFLEVDSSTESEDEDDTFGSARSNSSTQLLARRSLESMDCKSTVTHGSISSVSNKDVALRFRHANKEF, from the exons ATGGCGGATCGGGGCTCGCAGGAGGTGGAGAGAGCTCGGCTGCTGAGCTCGGCTCTCGAGTTCGGCTTCGACCAGCAGTCCGCCAGCAACTGCTTGGACCGTCTCGTTTCCCTCTACG GTGACGAAGGTCGAGAGTTTATCACTGTGGAGCACTGTGGCGATGGTTTTCTGGCAGAACTTGCCGAAACTATGCAAGACACTGAGGATTGGGATGATTTGCAAGCTGCGGAATCAGAAGCTTGTGGAGTTTTGACTGACATGTTTGGCCAAGATGTCCCTAATGACGGCAAATGCAATGTTGTGCATGATGTTAATATTATAGAGGATTCTCCACAAcctaagaaaaatcaaacatttcttGAGGTGGATTCTTCTACTGAAAGTGAAGACGAAGATGATACATTTGGCAGTGCTCGAAGCAATTCGTCCACTCAACTTCTGGCCAGACGATCTTTAGAATCAATG GACTGTAAGAGCACTGTCACTCATGGTTCGATATCAtcagtttcaaataaagacGTTGCTCTCAGATTTCGACATGCAAACAAGGAATTCTGA
- the LOC120291839 gene encoding receptor kinase-like protein Xa21, with protein MWALAASGHGRNSGTAAAERRRRGEQRALELLVLQIGEIGTTMVSRNCGSRQVVRRGSGVAGCGVGARTTGGDGGSSATAETEGRWPTVLTLNSNLLFFHRDPMWGDHLVDHLPIFCSSNFADQVALLHFKSAIEVDPTNTIKGGNWTTEANFCQWIGVFCSNHRQRVTALDLSHMGLQGRLSPYLGNLSFLASLDLSNNSFYGRIPIEIGHLRHLKELILEINQFEGNIPPNLSQCQNLEDMSLVENRLRGGIPGEFGAFPKLQLLYLSFNPLRGQIPSFLGNISTLQFIGGLPSNLCSCWPSIQMLQLFDNQFNGVIPETLTQCKELLILALSYNHFQGSFPRDIDRLQKLQKVFLDENNLTGTIPRTIEAFNCQIRGRIPQEMGSLKRLTTLWLNDNDLDGNIPSSIRGLESLQRLYLDNNHLEGPIPDEICNLTSLGNLLLQQNSLSGSILNCIGNLSSLQEFTVSWNNFTSIVPVSLWSLQGLIFLDFSHNSFIGGLPLEIGKMRAMNGIDLSRNQLTGTIPSSIQGLESLASLNLSGNSFEGSIPPSIGDLKGLEFLDLSYNELSGAIPKSIEELRFLQNLNLSFNKLSGEIPNGGSFGNFSALSFIGNEALCGNAIFEVPTCKVNEKKSSRDKRLWLLYVMLPIASAILSVIVICLLRKHGNTIKRAPVSVGILLGINHPLITYRELCSATNNFSESNLLGTGSFSSVYKGTLANRTDVAVKVLNLQIEGALKSFDAECEVFRKIRHRNLVKVISSCPNADLRALVLQYVPNGSLEKWLHSNNRNLGLHQRVNLVVDIATALDYLHHRQPEPIVHCDLKPSNVLLNEVLVAQVCDFGIAKILAKNKLETQTQTLGTIGYIAPEYGLEGKVSTKGDVYSFGILLLEVITSKKPTDEMFDADMSLRQWVGAATLDRVLDIMDSKLISMKHEDLTPPELESIVLSILELGLECSKDLPEERMDMKTIMVKLNKIKLSLLDKKIR; from the exons ATGTGGGCTCTGGCGGCGTCGGGTCACGGCAGGAACAGCGGCACGGCGGCAGCCGAGCGTCGGCGAAGAGGCGAGCAAAGGGCGCTAGAACTCCTGGTGCTGCAGATCGGCGAGATTGGGACAACGATGGTGTCGCGAAACTGCGGGAGTAGGCAGGTCGTCCGTCGCGGGTCAGGCGTTGCAGGGTGCGGGGTTGGTGCTCGGACCACGGGCGGAGACGGTGGGTCGTCGGCAACGGCAGAGACGGAGGGACGATGGCCGACG GTCCTGACATTGAATAGCAACCTactgtttttccatagagacCCCATGTGGGGGGATCATTTGGTAGATCATTTG CCCATCTTCTGTTCTAGCAACTTCGCTGATCAAGTGGCTCTTCTCCACTTCAAATCGGCGATTGAAGTTGACCCGACAAACACGATCAAAGGTGGAAATTGGACCACCGAAGCAAATTTTTGTCAATGGATTGGCGTCTTTTGCAGCAACCATAGGCAGAGGGTCACAGCTTTAGACCTCTCGCACATGGGTCTCCAAGGGAGGCTTTCTCCTTATCTAGGCAATCTTTCTTTCCTGGCTTCTCTTGATCTTAGCAACAACAGTTTCTACGGGAGAATTCCAATAGAAATCGGTCATTTACGCCACTTGAAAGAACTCATACTTGAAATAAACCAGTTTGAAGGAAACATTCCTCCTAACTTATCCCAGTGCCAAAATCTCGAAGATATGTCACTCGTAGAAAATAGGCTAAGGGGTGGTATACCGGGAGAATTTGGCGCCTTCCCTAAGTTACAACTACTATATCTTAGCTTCAACCCCTTACGTGGTCAAATTCCAAGCTTCCTAGGCAATATATCCACATTGCAGTTCATTG GGGGTCTTCCCTCCAATCTTTGCTCCTGCTGGCCTAGCATTCAGATGCTTCAACTATTTGATAACCAGTTCAACGGCGTGATACCAGAGACGCTAACCCAATGCAAAGAGCTTCTCATATTGGCGTTGTCATACAATCATTTTCAGGGAAGCTTTCCTCGAGACATTGACAGGTTGCAAAAGCTACAGAAGGTCTTTCTCGATGAAAACAACTTGACTGGCACGATTCCTCGAACCATCG AAGCTTTCAACTGTCAAATTAGAGGTCGCATTCCTCAGGAAATGGGTTCCTTGAAGAGATTGACTACACTATGGTTGAATGACAACGATCTAGATGGCAACATCCCATCATCAATCAGAGGACTAGAAAGCTTGCAAAGGCTGTATCTCGATAACAACCATCTCGAAGGACCGATCCCCGATGAGATATGCAACTTGACAAGTTTAGGAAATTTGTTGCTCCAACAAAATAGTTTATCGGGATCGATCTTGAATTGCATTGGAAACTTGAGCAGCCTTCAAGAGTTTACAGTAAGTTGGAATAACTTCACATCAATCGTACCAGTTAGCCTGTGGAGTCTTCAAGGACTCATCTTCCTCGATTTTTCACACAATTCTTTCATTGGAGGGCTACCATTGGAGATAGGGAAAATGAGAGCTATGAACGGCATCGATCTTTCTCGAAATCAACTTACTGGCACCATACCTAGTTCCATCCAGGGGTTAGAGAGCCTTGCTTCTCTCAACTTGTCAGGGAACTCGTTTGAAGGATCAATACCGCCATCGATCGGTGACCTCAAAGGGTTGGAGTTCCTTGATCTCTCCTACAATGAGTTGTCAGGCGCAATACCCAAGTCCATCGAAGAACTCAGATTTCTGCAAAATTTGAACTTGTCCTTTAATAAGTTGTCAGGAGAAATTCCTAATGGCGGATCCTTTGGAAATTTCTCAGCTCTCTCCTTCATTGGGAATGAAGCGCTCTGTGGAAATGCAATATTTGAAGTCCCAACTTGCAaagtaaatgaaaagaaatcatCCAGGGACAAGCGGCTATGGTTACTATACGTTATGTTGCCAATTGCATCTGCTATACTTTCGGTTATTGTCATTTGCTTGCTTAGAAAGCATGGAAACACGATTAAAAGAGCTCCAGTTTCGGTGGGCATCCTGCTTGGAATTAACCACCCATTGATAACATATCGGGAGCTTTGCTCAGCTACGAACAATTTCAGCGAAAGCAACTTACTCGGAACAGGAAGCTTTAGCTCTGTATACAAAGGGACTCTGGCCAACAGGACTGACGTTGCGGTCAAAGTACTAAATCTCCAAATTGAAGGCGCCTTGAAAAGTTTTGACGCAGAATGCGAGGTTTTCCGCAAAATCCGGCACCGGAATCTCGTCAAGGTGATTAGCTCTTGCCCGAATGCCGATCTAAGAGCTCTGGTGCTGCAATATGTGCCCAATGGGAGCTTGGAGAAGTGGCTCCACTCCAATAACCGCAACTTGGGTCTCCATCAGCGAGTGAATTTAGTGGTCGACATCGCAACGGCACTCGATTATCTCCACCATCGCCAACCAGAACCCATTGTGCACTGTGATCTGAAGCCTAGCAATGTTCTTCTAAATGAGGTCCTCGTCGCACAAGTCTGCGACTTTGGAATTGCAAAGATTTTGGCTAAGAACAAGCTTGAAACACAAACCCAAACTCTCGGCACGATTGGATACATTGCTCCAG AGTACGGTTTGGAAGGAAAAGTCTCGACAAAAGGAGATGTATACAGTTTCGGCATATTGTTGTTGGAAGTGATAACTAGTAAGAAGCCAACCGATGAAATGTTCGATGCGGATATGAGCTTGAGGCAATGGGTAGGTGCAGCGACTCTAGATAGAGTGCTTGACATCATGGATAGCAAACTCATCAGCATGAAACATGAAGATTTGACGCCTCCGGAACTCGAGAGTATAGTTTTATCGATTCTAGAGTTAGGATTAGAATGCTCGAAGGACTTGCCTGAGGAAAGAATGGACATGAAAACTATCATGGTTAAGCTCAACAAGATCAAGTTGTCACTACTTGACAAGAAAATAAGGTAG